Proteins encoded by one window of Salmonirosea aquatica:
- a CDS encoding TonB-dependent receptor, producing the protein MHFRHAGTLSVLFLFLSFLSYAQTDTTATSRDGGTLNQITVAASRTAERVMESPVTVEHIGAVELQRNAATDLISGLAKYKGIDVSQSSWLISSFSTRGFNSNKAERVVQLADYVDVTSPTASLYYGNWVGISDLDLESVDVVHGANSALYGSNALNGVLLMHSKDPFQTPGLTASLRGGSRHLIDFQVRYAKTIGDKLAFKINANYFSADEFIASSDAAIQRVTSGGLAGADPANNAEGSPLGWNAVNRFGDIGTTVTNTVLTAKNNNQPYRLYAPGYAERDLLWAKAPGDLFTIWGDSYKAGNIRINPALHYKINERTRFVYEYRYTFSNGIFQSSSRYAQRAMQYDLHRAELRGKDWFVRAYTVYDYGGKAYDLSSLGNGIMGSVMAPAKPGGGQYPTYGQNYFALWNQIFGAARDNGLPANATLDGIYAANPDGNVPQPYQLSQAVPGGLGIAEAQALASQIASGVLLPAGSKAFNDLRQQIVSGVGTIEINGARTVRGAAFANTARFYDLSTQKEWQLTPSTHVVAGASFRTHRLRSAGTLLADGDKSPIAPGTNDVQLRDRIVNYEGGAYGQIRQDLLNNRLRLAFAGRVDNFRNFGTRFSPRASGVLSLGENREHNIRLSYAQAYRQPAQLDQYIYLDFGSLLVMGNIDKGFQGLNAVSTLPNGQPNPDYLKPQTIKNLSPEQANTWEIGYKAQLFKGFYVDASYYRSRYQDFIGTLRFYGREDGLAVQGTPFPASGDFTKPATDRTRGRLIQVWANAEQTVQTQGVVLAADFYTPKKLHLYSNYTWSQINEADVPGLILGFNTPTHKVNVGVDGTYKQFIYSLNYRYQTGYTFFMPFDEGFIPAYGTLDAQLGYRIPALKSLLRLGGTNLTNANAISAYGSAAIGRVIYVGWLVGI; encoded by the coding sequence ATGCATTTTCGTCACGCCGGTACCCTATCCGTCCTTTTTCTTTTTCTTTCTTTTTTATCGTACGCCCAAACCGACACTACGGCAACGAGTCGGGATGGAGGTACCCTCAATCAGATTACCGTCGCCGCCTCCCGCACCGCCGAGCGCGTGATGGAAAGCCCCGTCACGGTGGAGCATATCGGTGCCGTGGAATTACAGCGCAACGCGGCCACAGACTTGATTTCCGGCTTGGCCAAATACAAGGGCATCGACGTGAGCCAGTCGAGCTGGCTCATTTCCAGTTTCAGCACGCGCGGCTTCAATAGCAACAAAGCCGAGCGCGTGGTGCAACTCGCCGATTATGTCGACGTCACCTCCCCTACCGCTTCGCTCTACTACGGCAACTGGGTGGGCATCTCGGATTTGGATCTGGAAAGCGTGGACGTGGTCCACGGGGCCAACTCGGCCCTGTACGGCTCCAATGCCCTCAATGGGGTACTCCTGATGCATTCGAAAGACCCTTTCCAAACGCCCGGTCTGACGGCCTCGCTGCGGGGTGGTAGCCGTCACTTGATAGATTTTCAGGTACGCTACGCGAAAACGATTGGCGACAAACTGGCTTTCAAGATCAACGCCAATTATTTCTCGGCCGATGAATTCATCGCATCCAGCGACGCCGCCATCCAGCGCGTCACTTCGGGTGGACTGGCCGGCGCCGATCCGGCCAATAACGCCGAGGGTTCGCCCCTGGGCTGGAATGCCGTCAACCGTTTTGGCGACATCGGTACCACTGTAACCAACACGGTACTGACCGCCAAAAACAACAATCAACCCTACCGCCTCTACGCCCCCGGTTACGCCGAGCGCGATTTGCTATGGGCCAAAGCGCCGGGTGATTTGTTCACGATTTGGGGCGATAGCTACAAAGCCGGGAATATCCGGATCAATCCCGCCCTGCATTATAAAATCAACGAACGTACCAGGTTCGTGTACGAATACCGCTATACGTTCAGTAATGGCATTTTCCAGAGCAGCAGTCGTTACGCCCAGCGCGCCATGCAGTACGACCTCCACCGCGCCGAATTGCGGGGCAAAGACTGGTTCGTACGCGCCTATACGGTGTATGATTATGGCGGCAAAGCCTATGACCTGAGTTCATTGGGCAACGGCATCATGGGCAGCGTGATGGCACCCGCCAAACCGGGCGGCGGGCAGTACCCGACCTACGGCCAGAATTACTTTGCGCTTTGGAATCAAATTTTTGGAGCCGCCCGCGATAACGGTCTGCCCGCTAACGCTACCCTCGACGGCATTTACGCCGCCAATCCCGACGGTAACGTCCCGCAGCCCTACCAACTCAGCCAAGCCGTACCAGGCGGATTGGGCATCGCTGAAGCGCAGGCTTTGGCTTCGCAGATTGCCTCCGGCGTACTGTTGCCTGCCGGTAGTAAAGCGTTCAATGATCTGCGTCAGCAGATTGTCAGCGGGGTGGGTACCATCGAAATCAACGGTGCGCGGACGGTACGCGGGGCGGCCTTTGCCAACACGGCACGTTTTTACGATCTGAGTACCCAGAAAGAATGGCAACTTACCCCTTCGACGCATGTGGTCGCCGGGGCATCGTTCCGTACCCACCGCCTGCGCTCGGCGGGTACCTTGCTGGCCGATGGCGATAAATCGCCCATCGCGCCGGGTACCAACGACGTCCAACTGCGCGACCGGATCGTCAACTACGAGGGTGGCGCATACGGACAAATCCGGCAGGATTTGCTCAATAATCGCCTGCGCCTCGCCTTTGCCGGACGGGTCGATAATTTCCGCAACTTCGGTACCCGCTTCTCCCCCCGGGCGTCGGGGGTACTTTCGTTGGGCGAGAACCGCGAGCATAACATCAGGCTGAGCTACGCCCAGGCTTACCGCCAGCCCGCCCAACTCGACCAGTACATCTACCTCGATTTTGGCTCACTACTGGTGATGGGAAATATCGACAAAGGGTTTCAGGGCCTCAACGCCGTTTCTACGCTTCCTAATGGCCAGCCTAATCCTGATTATCTGAAACCGCAAACCATCAAAAACCTGTCGCCCGAGCAGGCCAATACCTGGGAGATTGGCTACAAGGCGCAACTATTCAAAGGGTTTTACGTTGATGCCAGCTATTACCGCTCTCGCTATCAGGATTTCATAGGTACCCTCCGTTTTTACGGCCGGGAGGATGGCTTAGCTGTGCAAGGTACCCCCTTTCCCGCATCCGGTGATTTTACCAAGCCCGCCACCGACCGTACCCGCGGCCGCCTGATTCAGGTGTGGGCCAACGCTGAACAGACCGTTCAGACCCAGGGCGTGGTGCTGGCCGCGGATTTCTACACGCCCAAAAAACTCCATCTGTACAGCAACTACACCTGGTCGCAGATCAACGAAGCCGACGTACCCGGCCTGATCCTGGGCTTCAACACCCCTACCCACAAAGTGAATGTGGGGGTTGATGGTACCTATAAACAATTCATATACAGCCTCAACTATCGCTACCAAACGGGCTACACTTTCTTTATGCCCTTCGACGAAGGTTTCATCCCGGCCTACGGTACCCTAGACGCCCAGCTAGGCTACCGGATTCCGGCTTTGAAAAGTCTGCTGCGGCTGGGAGGTACCAACCTGACGAATGCCAACGCCATTTCGGCCTATGGATCGGCGGCCATCGGGCGGGTAATATACGTGGGGTGGCTGGTGGGGATTTAA
- a CDS encoding family 43 glycosylhydrolase, translated as MKKNLLQALILLFLATFCPVSYTSAQTTYCNPINLDYGYTPIPNFSEWGRHRATADPVIVNYKGTFFLFSTNQWGYWHSKNMSDWTFHSRRFLRPWNDVYDELCAPAVGIVGDTMLVFGSTYTGEFTIWMSTNPEANEWKPLVERFGIGGWDPDFFTDTDGRFYMYNGSSNRYPLYGIGLNRHTMEPIGTRKEVYLLESWRYGWQRFGEHMDDTFLDGFMEGAHMTKHNGKYYLQYGAPGTESSGYADGVAVGTHPLGPFQNQSDPLSMKLGGFARGAGHGSTFQDNDQNYWHVSTITINRKNNFERRLGIWPTGFDQDDVMWCNTAYGDYPHFLPYNTGDISADKDGLEAARRTVRTTTTFTGWMLLNFNKPVRASSALGGYQPNLAVDEDIKTYWSAKSGDKGEWFETDLGELSTVNAVQINYADQDATSLGKVTDQYHQYILYHSKDGKKWEVLVDKSANKTDVPHDYVELAKSVSTRYLKLENVHMPQGKFALSGFRVFGKGAGPKPDAVKQFMVLRTEKDKRSAWIRWSPVDAAQGYTIHYGTAPDKLYNNIMVLTHNDYWFKAMDSKATYYYTIEAFNENGISERFPILKVE; from the coding sequence ATGAAAAAGAACTTACTACAGGCGCTGATTCTGTTATTTCTGGCCACTTTTTGTCCGGTATCGTATACTTCGGCCCAAACGACCTATTGCAATCCCATCAATCTGGATTACGGCTACACGCCCATCCCCAATTTCTCAGAGTGGGGGCGCCACCGCGCTACGGCTGATCCGGTGATCGTCAACTATAAGGGTACCTTCTTTCTGTTCAGCACCAATCAGTGGGGGTATTGGCATAGCAAGAATATGTCGGACTGGACGTTTCATTCCCGGCGCTTCCTCCGGCCGTGGAACGATGTGTATGATGAACTGTGCGCCCCCGCTGTGGGCATCGTGGGCGATACTATGCTGGTGTTCGGCTCTACATATACCGGCGAGTTCACGATCTGGATGAGTACCAATCCTGAAGCGAATGAGTGGAAACCCCTGGTGGAACGCTTCGGCATCGGCGGCTGGGACCCCGATTTTTTCACCGACACCGACGGGCGATTTTATATGTACAACGGCTCAAGCAACCGCTACCCGCTCTATGGCATCGGACTCAACCGCCACACCATGGAACCCATCGGTACCCGCAAGGAAGTGTACCTGCTGGAATCGTGGCGCTACGGCTGGCAGCGGTTCGGTGAACACATGGACGATACCTTTCTGGATGGTTTCATGGAGGGCGCGCACATGACGAAGCATAACGGTAAGTACTACCTGCAATACGGTGCGCCCGGCACCGAGTCGAGCGGCTATGCCGATGGCGTGGCAGTAGGTACCCATCCGTTGGGTCCATTCCAGAACCAGAGCGATCCGCTGAGCATGAAGCTGGGTGGTTTTGCGCGCGGGGCGGGGCATGGGTCTACGTTTCAGGACAATGACCAGAACTACTGGCACGTGTCGACCATCACGATCAACCGGAAGAATAATTTTGAACGGCGGCTGGGGATCTGGCCGACGGGCTTTGATCAGGATGATGTCATGTGGTGTAATACGGCTTATGGGGATTATCCGCATTTTTTGCCTTACAATACCGGAGATATTTCTGCTGATAAAGACGGGCTGGAAGCCGCGCGGCGGACCGTCCGTACCACAACCACATTTACAGGGTGGATGCTGCTGAATTTTAATAAACCCGTGCGGGCCTCGTCGGCCTTGGGAGGGTACCAGCCCAACCTGGCCGTGGACGAGGATATCAAGACCTATTGGAGTGCCAAATCCGGCGACAAGGGGGAGTGGTTCGAAACCGATTTGGGCGAACTATCGACCGTCAACGCCGTACAGATCAACTACGCCGACCAGGATGCTACCTCGTTGGGAAAAGTGACGGATCAGTACCATCAGTACATTCTTTATCATTCCAAAGACGGCAAAAAGTGGGAGGTACTTGTGGACAAATCGGCCAATAAAACGGATGTACCTCACGACTACGTCGAACTTGCCAAATCCGTTTCGACCCGGTACCTTAAGCTGGAAAACGTTCACATGCCGCAGGGGAAGTTTGCGTTGAGTGGTTTTCGGGTATTTGGTAAGGGGGCCGGGCCGAAACCCGATGCGGTGAAGCAGTTCATGGTACTTCGCACCGAGAAAGACAAGCGCAGCGCCTGGATTCGCTGGTCGCCCGTGGATGCTGCTCAGGGATACACCATCCACTACGGCACGGCGCCCGATAAGCTCTACAACAATATCATGGTACTTACTCACAACGACTACTGGTTCAAGGCCATGGATTCCAAAGCTACCTACTACTATACCATCGAGGCCTTCAATGAGAACGGCATTTCGGAGCGGTTTCCGATTTTGAAAGTGGAGTAG
- a CDS encoding sialidase family protein, whose amino-acid sequence MNTLAFLLLFQFASVLDQTLEFTQSSLLPNSQLTQKSDKAVAANIIFKSTDGGQTWQDISAGLPANLQEEGIERNGFVEKDSELYISTENGIYHSQSNATAPYWQKASLISTVSEMLGGTNRLFDGGGAMKSVEANGVLLATSQKGIIRSTDAGETWDLVISEGGVGIAVERIKGGFAAITYNTESETRRVRTSYDGGKTWQPIDAGLPASLSIASIVQVGEDLFCGHPTGIFRSSDQGKTWQLLLPAIGDKVFNLSVSGNVIYAILRSGGC is encoded by the coding sequence ATGAATACCCTTGCTTTTTTGCTCCTTTTTCAATTCGCATCTGTTCTGGATCAGACGTTAGAATTTACCCAGTCATCTCTTCTCCCCAATAGTCAGCTAACACAAAAAAGTGATAAGGCCGTAGCTGCAAACATCATTTTTAAATCTACCGATGGCGGACAGACCTGGCAGGACATCAGCGCCGGGCTGCCTGCGAACTTGCAGGAAGAGGGTATCGAGCGGAATGGTTTCGTTGAAAAAGACAGTGAGCTTTATATAAGTACCGAAAATGGGATCTATCACAGTCAATCCAATGCCACGGCTCCTTATTGGCAAAAAGCGAGTCTTATAAGTACTGTTTCTGAAATGCTCGGAGGCACGAACCGTCTCTTTGATGGAGGCGGGGCCATGAAATCGGTAGAGGCCAACGGGGTACTTCTGGCGACCAGCCAAAAGGGAATCATCCGGTCGACCGATGCGGGTGAAACCTGGGATTTGGTAATTAGTGAGGGCGGTGTGGGCATCGCAGTTGAACGCATCAAAGGCGGATTCGCGGCGATCACGTATAATACCGAGTCGGAGACCAGACGAGTGCGCACCTCCTACGATGGCGGCAAAACCTGGCAGCCCATTGATGCTGGCTTGCCGGCAAGTCTCTCCATTGCTTCCATTGTTCAGGTGGGTGAAGACCTGTTTTGTGGTCATCCAACCGGCATTTTCAGATCTTCAGACCAAGGAAAAACCTGGCAACTGCTGCTTCCTGCAATCGGAGATAAGGTCTTCAATTTATCCGTTTCGGGCAATGTAATTTATGCCATACTCCGAAGTGGGGGGTGTTGA
- a CDS encoding RES family NAD+ phosphorylase, whose protein sequence is MRVYRIEREKYLDATLKGIGAALTEGYRWNSLNTYLVYTAESRALAMLEVSVHLDLSEDLPTDRHYVEINIPDDVAILELRLEDLPENWDAKPPILETQFIGDDFVYENNAAVLKVPSSIVPPEFNYLINPNHPDAKKITVISKVPLRFDQRFGQSREN, encoded by the coding sequence ATGCGGGTATACAGAATTGAAAGGGAAAAGTACCTGGACGCCACCCTGAAAGGAATCGGGGCCGCGCTCACGGAAGGGTACCGCTGGAATAGCCTGAATACCTACCTGGTCTATACCGCCGAATCCCGGGCCCTGGCTATGCTGGAAGTTTCCGTACACTTGGATCTCAGCGAGGATTTACCCACAGACCGCCACTACGTGGAGATTAATATCCCTGACGACGTTGCAATACTTGAACTGCGCCTCGAAGACCTGCCCGAAAACTGGGACGCCAAGCCACCGATTCTGGAAACCCAATTTATTGGGGATGATTTTGTCTATGAAAATAATGCGGCAGTACTCAAGGTACCCAGTAGTATTGTCCCTCCCGAATTCAACTACCTGATCAACCCAAATCACCCGGACGCTAAAAAGATTACCGTAATTTCAAAAGTACCGCTACGATTTGACCAGCGGTTTGGGCAAAGCAGGGAAAATTAA
- the parS gene encoding type II RES/Xre toxin-antitoxin system antitoxin: METIAEKNAGRYNPRKSIQRARAMKAGSREWRLEATEGTYVWATQMDRVRLIRKGLPYETIEVISRRANLPVKQLLNLFGVPQTTYNKKKKDKDLLSGRDSEVILVLTELLDFGIEVFNHEEEKFQRWLKKTNIALGGATPESLFDSLTGIQEVKNSLNRLEYGNLA; encoded by the coding sequence ATGGAGACCATAGCAGAAAAAAATGCCGGGAGGTACAACCCCCGGAAAAGCATTCAACGGGCAAGGGCAATGAAAGCCGGAAGCCGCGAGTGGCGCCTGGAAGCTACGGAGGGTACCTATGTATGGGCTACCCAAATGGATAGAGTGCGTCTCATCCGGAAAGGACTTCCCTACGAAACGATCGAAGTGATCAGTAGGCGGGCCAATTTACCCGTGAAACAACTTTTAAACCTGTTTGGGGTACCTCAAACTACCTACAATAAAAAGAAGAAGGACAAAGACCTGCTGAGTGGAAGAGATAGTGAGGTGATTCTGGTCCTGACCGAGTTGCTGGATTTTGGGATAGAGGTCTTTAACCATGAAGAGGAAAAATTCCAGCGCTGGCTCAAAAAAACTAATATTGCCCTTGGGGGCGCTACGCCGGAAAGTCTCTTTGATTCCCTGACGGGAATTCAGGAAGTCAAGAATAGCCTCAATAGGCTGGAATACGGCAATTTGGCCTGA
- a CDS encoding DM13 domain-containing protein, producing the protein MKYHLKSFTLLLVCALVAVMSCKNKELTPADNVNITPGDSTGGTSSGSTTFDPTTQTLVSEGKFKDGGHPTSGTVKLYRQGTTYTLVFDSFKTDEGPDLRIYLAEDTKANNFIELVELKNTGNFYLTLPDNAEVAKRKQVLIWCKRFSVLFGSAELMAPAQM; encoded by the coding sequence ATGAAGTATCACCTGAAAAGTTTTACCCTACTGCTTGTTTGTGCCTTAGTGGCGGTTATGTCCTGTAAGAACAAGGAACTGACGCCCGCCGACAATGTCAATATCACGCCCGGTGACTCGACTGGAGGTACCTCTTCGGGCAGCACCACCTTCGATCCCACTACCCAAACGCTGGTTTCGGAGGGTAAATTCAAGGATGGTGGTCATCCTACCTCCGGTACGGTAAAACTGTATCGGCAGGGAACAACCTATACTCTAGTGTTTGACAGTTTCAAAACCGACGAAGGACCCGACTTACGTATATACCTGGCCGAAGATACAAAGGCCAATAATTTCATCGAATTGGTGGAGTTGAAAAATACGGGAAATTTCTACCTGACGCTGCCCGATAACGCCGAGGTAGCCAAACGCAAGCAGGTACTGATCTGGTGCAAGCGGTTCAGTGTTTTGTTCGGCTCGGCGGAACTTATGGCTCCGGCTCAGATGTAG
- a CDS encoding Gfo/Idh/MocA family protein — translation MSEPQPTDPVPSYPVPTYSAYQVPDGPKVPTSPPYSPPAEVPAATDKPIELETWKSDADRKSAGVPTPLPAEERVGYALVGLGHLTLEEILPALSTCRKSKSVALVSGNPEKLQKVARQYGIKSENCFSYETYDQLKDNAEVQVIYIVLPNSMHAEFTIRGARAGKHILCEKPMANSVAECQAMIDACQQSNRKLMIAYRIQYEPYNRYVREQVQKQEFGKPKFVDAYNCQSSANPRHWRHIKALAGGGALPDIGLYCLNTTRFILGEEPVEVSAYVHSDPDNPLFREVEEVCTWQMKFPSGVIAQCATHYNVHEARQYRVMTERGGYELAQAYAYSGQKLTTSRADGAIVRQEQVSITPKNQFAMEMDVFSACILEDKVPYSGGEEGLQDQRIMEAIYQSARERRPIPLPIIEKKDAFRGQEPELD, via the coding sequence ATGAGCGAACCCCAGCCAACCGATCCGGTACCATCGTATCCCGTACCAACATACAGTGCCTACCAGGTACCCGACGGACCCAAGGTACCCACTTCGCCGCCCTATTCACCGCCGGCGGAGGTACCTGCGGCTACGGATAAGCCCATCGAACTGGAAACCTGGAAGTCGGATGCCGACCGGAAATCAGCCGGGGTACCTACGCCGCTGCCCGCGGAGGAGCGGGTGGGTTACGCGCTTGTGGGGTTGGGTCACCTCACGCTGGAGGAAATTCTGCCCGCCCTGAGTACCTGCCGGAAGTCAAAATCGGTGGCGCTGGTGAGTGGTAATCCGGAAAAATTACAAAAGGTAGCACGGCAGTACGGCATCAAATCCGAAAACTGCTTCAGCTACGAAACCTACGACCAACTGAAAGACAACGCGGAGGTACAGGTCATCTACATTGTGTTGCCCAACTCCATGCACGCCGAATTCACGATTCGGGGCGCCCGGGCCGGCAAGCACATTCTGTGCGAAAAGCCCATGGCCAACTCCGTGGCCGAGTGCCAGGCTATGATCGATGCCTGCCAGCAGTCCAACCGCAAGCTTATGATTGCTTACCGGATTCAGTACGAGCCCTACAACCGCTACGTGCGCGAGCAGGTGCAGAAGCAGGAATTTGGCAAGCCCAAGTTTGTGGATGCCTACAATTGTCAGTCGTCGGCCAACCCCCGGCATTGGCGACATATCAAGGCGCTGGCGGGCGGCGGTGCGCTGCCCGATATCGGGCTTTACTGCCTCAATACCACCCGTTTTATTCTGGGCGAGGAACCCGTCGAGGTGTCGGCCTACGTGCATAGCGATCCTGACAATCCGCTGTTCCGGGAAGTGGAGGAGGTATGTACCTGGCAAATGAAATTCCCCAGCGGCGTCATTGCCCAGTGCGCCACCCACTACAATGTCCACGAAGCGCGGCAGTACCGCGTCATGACCGAGCGCGGCGGATACGAACTGGCTCAGGCCTACGCGTATTCGGGACAAAAACTCACCACCTCGCGAGCCGATGGCGCCATAGTCCGGCAGGAGCAGGTGAGTATTACGCCCAAAAATCAGTTCGCCATGGAAATGGATGTGTTCTCAGCTTGCATTCTCGAAGACAAGGTACCTTACTCCGGTGGTGAAGAAGGGTTGCAGGATCAGCGGATCATGGAAGCAATCTATCAGTCCGCACGGGAACGCCGGCCCATTCCTCTGCCTATTATCGAGAAAAAGGATGCATTTCGGGGGCAGGAGCCGGAGTTAGATTAG
- a CDS encoding serine hydrolase domain-containing protein, with protein MTKPQTKRIVQISLVLGTLISLFFVPWIILKAWITPLPDTVQEQVDEAVDLGLDGVIVYVDQAGQPPALYAGGWKNRENKVPADPHSLFKIASISKLYVAVAVAKLVNDKKLSLDKTLTDYLPELAGRIENADKITLKMMVQHRSGIPNYTDTPHYWEAPPKGNRENLALVLDKPGDFEPDKKYSYSNTNYLLIGEILDKTLGYSHHQYIREEILMPLGLNDTYSLLSEVDTADVMSGYDVGYHADLKQNDFISPAGSMVATARDVGVFLRALNDGSLLDDNEQAIYSSIYVYEHTGLLPGYSSIARYYKDMDAVVVLFASTSGGYTWNLSEIVYNRIVKILRRGKSA; from the coding sequence ATGACAAAGCCACAAACCAAACGGATTGTTCAAATTTCGTTGGTCCTAGGAACTCTGATTTCCCTATTCTTCGTACCATGGATTATACTAAAAGCCTGGATAACGCCACTACCTGATACAGTTCAGGAACAGGTTGATGAAGCCGTTGACCTTGGCTTAGATGGAGTGATTGTTTACGTGGACCAGGCAGGTCAGCCACCCGCTTTGTACGCGGGTGGCTGGAAAAACAGGGAGAACAAAGTACCGGCCGATCCTCATTCATTATTCAAGATTGCCAGTATCAGCAAGTTGTATGTGGCTGTTGCGGTCGCCAAGCTGGTCAATGACAAGAAATTGTCATTGGATAAAACGCTCACTGATTACCTTCCGGAACTTGCGGGACGAATTGAAAATGCCGATAAAATCACGCTGAAAATGATGGTGCAGCACAGAAGCGGCATTCCCAATTATACCGATACTCCCCACTACTGGGAAGCTCCCCCAAAAGGCAATAGAGAAAATCTTGCATTGGTGCTGGATAAGCCTGGTGACTTTGAACCCGATAAAAAATACAGTTATTCCAATACGAATTATCTATTGATCGGCGAAATCCTGGATAAGACACTGGGATATAGCCATCACCAATATATCAGGGAGGAAATTTTGATGCCGCTTGGGCTGAACGATACGTACAGTTTGCTGAGTGAAGTGGATACAGCCGATGTCATGAGTGGGTATGACGTAGGGTACCATGCTGATTTAAAACAAAATGATTTCATTAGCCCTGCCGGCTCCATGGTAGCGACAGCAAGGGATGTGGGAGTATTCTTACGGGCATTGAACGATGGCTCTTTGCTGGATGATAACGAACAAGCTATTTATTCATCTATCTACGTATATGAACATACGGGATTGTTACCCGGCTACTCCAGTATTGCCCGGTATTACAAAGACATGGATGCAGTCGTTGTTCTGTTTGCCAGTACCAGTGGCGGGTACACCTGGAATTTGTCGGAAATCGTATACAATCGGATCGTGAAAATATTGCGAAGGGGAAAAAGCGCATAA
- a CDS encoding glycoside hydrolase family 43 protein, producing MKHTLYILLALSLTAAWAQPAQKSAPEKAAASKPFKIEKGKDVWMMTYFRQRYPTRIEIDAKGNTVEVPLPDPMQEEKLHIALSNDGRHWTPLNDNKPLWEQQMRDPYVRRGPDGLWRLLATGGGRRSDREQVGPSCLYATSKDLIHWHVEGTLPLMKDARNESGALARNIWAPEWFYEDKTGEYTLVWSSSYKDAGWKESRLWYCKTRDWKTFTPAKVLFAPPYSVIDGTLLERDGTYYLYHKEEEFGAKTGERRAIRVATSKNLEGPYNIIEGPMNTGQIVPVITEGPTVMTDPLKPGWLLLYDYCMTNRFGASYSPDLIHWSVVEDVDFPSEARHGTVSKITAKEAEALVKAYPVKGAGK from the coding sequence ATGAAACACACCTTATATATCCTCCTGGCCCTCTCCCTTACAGCCGCCTGGGCGCAACCTGCTCAAAAATCAGCCCCCGAAAAAGCAGCGGCCAGCAAACCGTTCAAAATTGAAAAAGGAAAAGACGTATGGATGATGACGTACTTCCGTCAGCGGTACCCGACCCGGATCGAGATCGACGCCAAGGGCAATACCGTAGAGGTACCCCTACCCGACCCTATGCAGGAAGAAAAACTCCACATTGCGCTCTCGAACGACGGCCGCCACTGGACTCCCCTCAATGACAACAAACCCCTGTGGGAACAGCAGATGCGTGATCCTTACGTGCGGCGCGGTCCGGATGGACTGTGGCGTTTGCTGGCTACCGGTGGTGGCCGGCGCAGCGACCGCGAACAGGTAGGGCCGAGCTGCCTTTATGCTACCTCCAAAGACCTGATCCACTGGCATGTGGAAGGTACCTTGCCTTTGATGAAAGACGCCCGGAACGAGTCCGGCGCTCTGGCCCGGAATATCTGGGCCCCCGAATGGTTTTATGAGGACAAAACCGGCGAGTATACGCTCGTGTGGTCATCTTCCTACAAAGACGCGGGCTGGAAGGAAAGCCGGCTTTGGTACTGCAAGACCCGCGACTGGAAAACCTTCACCCCGGCCAAAGTACTCTTCGCTCCCCCCTATTCCGTGATCGACGGTACCCTGCTGGAACGCGATGGTACTTATTACCTTTACCATAAGGAAGAAGAATTCGGTGCCAAAACCGGCGAACGCAGGGCCATCCGGGTCGCTACCTCCAAAAATCTCGAAGGGCCGTACAATATCATAGAAGGCCCCATGAACACCGGACAGATCGTTCCCGTAATCACTGAAGGCCCCACCGTCATGACCGATCCCCTCAAACCGGGTTGGCTATTGCTCTATGACTATTGCATGACCAACCGCTTCGGGGCTTCCTACTCGCCGGATCTGATTCACTGGTCGGTGGTGGAGGACGTCGATTTCCCGTCGGAAGCCCGGCATGGGACGGTATCAAAGATAACGGCCAAAGAGGCGGAGGCGTTGGTCAAAGCCTACCCTGTTAAAGGAGCAGGGAAGTGA